In Betaproteobacteria bacterium, the genomic window CTCTACCAGTCGCACATGGACGATGCCTCGATCCCCTGGAAGAGACGCTCGGCGCCTACGCCCGGCTGATCGAACAGGGCAAGGTCCGCGCGATCGGGGCCTCAAACCACGCGGCCGACAGGCTGGAAAGCGCGATCGAGGCGAGCGCGAGCCGCGGCCTTCCCTCTTACACCGTCCTGCAGCCGCTGTACAACCTCATGGAACGCCAAGGCTACGAAGGCGCGCTGGCCGACGTGTGCAGCCGTCATGGCGTGGGCGTGATCCCCTATTTTTCCCTCGCGTCCGGATTCCTCACTGGGAAGTACCGGTCGCAGGCCGACCTGGGAAAGAGCCCGCGCGGGGCCTGGATCGCCAAGTACCTCGACGAACGCGGAATGCGGGTGCTGGCCGCGCTGGACCAGGTCGCCGAGGCCCGCAACACGCAACCAGGATCGGTCGCACTCGCGTGGCTTCTCACCCGCCCGAACATTTTCCGCGCCCATCGCGAGCGCCACCTCTGCAAACCAGTTGCAGTCGCTGCTCGACGGCGTGTCGCTCGCGTTGACGGCGGACGAGGCCGATCTTCTCACTCAGGCCTCGAGCCGTGTGATCGAACCCGGGACGGGAGCAAAGGCGCGGACCCGCCCGCCGATTGCGAAACGAACTCAATCGGCGGGACCTGCCTGCAAGCAAGAACGCCGGCCGATCGGCAAGTAACCTTCCCCGCAATGTTCGGTCGTTACTTTCGGCGTTCCATGCGTTCCGCTCCGCAGGCTATGACAGCCGGAACCGGCCGGCCGGGCGCCCCTCGATCCGGACCCTCGTGCAGGAAGGCGCCCTCCACTGCGTCTTCCAGCCGCTCCTGAGCTTGGCGGATGGATCCGTCTTCGGATTTGAAGGACTGCTGCGGGGGCCGGGGCGGAACGGACAGCAGTCTCCGCTGGCGTTGTTCGAGTCGGCAACAAGGGAAGGTTGCGTCGAGGAGTTGGAAGTCGCGGCTCGAAGGCTCGTTGCGGAACGGTATCTGAGTCTTGGGTTGGAAGGAAAGCTGTTCGTCAACTTCTCGCCGTCCCTGCTGGCGAACCAGCCACTTCGACCGTCGCGCGCCGACCCTCCTGCCGGACTGGAAGGGATCCCGCCACAGAACGTCGTGATCGAACTGACGGAAGGCAGCCAGGCGACGGACTTCGACCGGCTCGTACAAGTCCTGGACCGCTACCGGTCGCAGGGCTACCACATCGCCATCGACGACCTCGGCGAGGGCTTTGCGAGCCTGAAGCTCTGGTCCAAGGTGCGGCCGGAGATGGTCAAGGTCGACCGGCACTTCATCAACGAGATTTCGTCGGACGGGCTGAAGCTCCGCTTCGTGCAGGCGATTCAGCACATCGCCGAGAGCTCCGGGGCCGCCATCGTGGCCGAGGGCGTGGAAACCGAAGCCGAATTGCGCGTGCTGCGGGATCTCGGGATCCCCTATGTCCAGGGGTTTCTCACTGCCCGGCCTGCGGCCAAGCCTGCCGTCCGCCTCTCATCCGCCGTGCAACAGATGCTGTCCAGCCAGACGATATCGGTCTACCCCGAGAGCGTCAGGTCGTACCGGCGCTCTCCCGCCGCCTCGAAACTGCTTCGCCACATCGTTCCGGTGGAGGCTCAGGCGCGGAACGACAGCGTGTTCGCCCGCTTCGAGGCCGATCCCGAACTGGAGAGCCTTCCTGTCGTGAGGTCGAACCGGCCCCTGGGACTCATCAACCGGCACGAATTCTTCGATCGCTTCGCACGGCCGTATCAGCGCGAACTGTTCGGCCGCAAGCCTTGCACGACCTTCATGGACGATGCCCCGCTGGTCGTTCCGGCTACCCTGCCGATCCAGGAATTGAGCCTTGCGCTCGCGCGGGGCGAGCGGCGTCACCTCTCCGACGGTTTCATCCTCACGGACCCGGCGGGACTCTATCTCGGAATGGGCACAGGCCACGACCTGATGCGCGAGATCACGCAACTGCAGATCACGGCCGCGCGCTACGCCAACCCGCTAACCCTCCTGCCCGGCAACGTTCCCATCTCCGAACACATGGACCGGCTCGTGGCCGCCCGCGCGCCCTTTGTGGTCGGACATGCGGATCTGGATCATTTCAAACCGCTGAACGATGCCCTCGGGTATCGCAAAGGTGACGAGGTGATCCAGTTGCTCGGCCGGACGCTGGGCGAATGGGTCGATTCCGAATGCGACTTTCTCGGTCATGTCGGCGGAGATGACTTCATGCTGCTCATGCAGAGTTCCGACTGGGAGTCGCGACTTCGTTCCGCACTCGCCGGATTCCAGCGCCACGTTCCGGACCTGCTCGACGAAACAACGCGGGCGCGAGGGGCTTGAAGCCGAAGACCGCCGCGGTGAACGGCACTTCTACCCGCTGCCATCCCTTTCCATAGGCGCAGTGGTCATTCCTGCAGGTCTGGGCCTGTCCGCCACGGAAATCTCCGCCCTCGCGGCCGAGGCAAAACGGCAAGCGAAACGCCTCGGCGGCAATAGTCTTTTGTGGAACGGCGGCGCCTTACCGGCTAAGACCGGCGCCCCCGTTCCCCTGTCAATTTCCTGCTCGTTCCGGTCCCCATCAAGCGGTCCGTCAACGGTTTCGTCACAGCCTTTGTGTGATTTTGTCACACACATATCTCCAACGCGTGGTATCTTTTCCCGCGTTGCGTACCTGACCAAGACTTCTCGATGCCGCCGCGGGTGCCAACAGCCGTGCCTCAGCATGGCTTCTCCTTCACCCTCTTCAGGACCAATCGGCAAATGGCAACTCTCAAACTCAACGTCAACGGCAAGGACCACACGGTCAACGTCCGCAACCCCGACATGCCTCTGCTCTGGGTGCTGCGCGACCTCCTCAACCTGACCGGGACCAAGTACGGCTGCGGCATCGAAGTCTGCGGCGCGTGCACGGTCCTCATCGACGGACAACGGGAACACGCCTGCGTGTTCGACGCGTCCTCCGCAGTGGGCAAGAAGGTGGTGACGATCGAAGGCCTGTCGCCCGACAACAGCCACCCCGCCCAGAAAGCGTGGATAGAGCATCAGGTTCCGCAGTGCGGCTACTGCCAGCCAGGAATGCTCATGACCGTCGCGGGGGCCATGAATGCGGGCCACCATGGAAACGAGATCCAGTCGGAGCTGAAGAACCTCTGCGTATGCGGAACCTATCAGCGCATCCGGAAAGCTCTCTCGGCCCTTTGATTTGTCGCCCCGGTCTGCGGGCGCCGATGGCGTCCTTCGACCGCTCACTCGGAGATACGACATGGATGCACCCAACTCGATGACGCCGTCCCGCCGCACGTTTCTCGGCACGGCCGCAGGCGGCCTGATCCTCGGTTTTCGCCCTCCCGGATCATTCCTGATTGGCCGCGACGCGGCAGCTGCCGCGGGCCAGGTCAACGCCTGGCTCACGGTCGGCTCGGACAACAGCGTCACCCTCTCCATCGGTGCTGCGGAGATGGGTCAGGGCACCTTCTCGACACTTGCCCAGATCATGGCCGAGGACCTGATGGTGGACTACCACCGCATCAGGACGACACAAGGCGTGCCGACAATGGCCAGCCCGGCCCCCGTCGGTGCCGCGATCAATACCGTCGGCAGCAGCGTGACACGGCGAAACTTCTGGGCGCTGCGCGATGCGGCAGCGAGTGCACGCGAGATGCTTGTGCAGGCGGCCATGACCCGCCACGGCGATTCCGCGCGAT contains:
- a CDS encoding EAL domain-containing protein encodes the protein MQEGALHCVFQPLLSLADGSVFGFEGLLRGPGRNGQQSPLALFESATREGCVEELEVAARRLVAERYLSLGLEGKLFVNFSPSLLANQPLRPSRADPPAGLEGIPPQNVVIELTEGSQATDFDRLVQVLDRYRSQGYHIAIDDLGEGFASLKLWSKVRPEMVKVDRHFINEISSDGLKLRFVQAIQHIAESSGAAIVAEGVETEAELRVLRDLGIPYVQGFLTARPAAKPAVRLSSAVQQMLSSQTISVYPESVRSYRRSPAASKLLRHIVPVEAQARNDSVFARFEADPELESLPVVRSNRPLGLINRHEFFDRFARPYQRELFGRKPCTTFMDDAPLVVPATLPIQELSLALARGERRHLSDGFILTDPAGLYLGMGTGHDLMREITQLQITAARYANPLTLLPGNVPISEHMDRLVAARAPFVVGHADLDHFKPLNDALGYRKGDEVIQLLGRTLGEWVDSECDFLGHVGGDDFMLLMQSSDWESRLRSALAGFQRHVPDLLDETTRARGA
- a CDS encoding (2Fe-2S)-binding protein; the protein is MATLKLNVNGKDHTVNVRNPDMPLLWVLRDLLNLTGTKYGCGIEVCGACTVLIDGQREHACVFDASSAVGKKVVTIEGLSPDNSHPAQKAWIEHQVPQCGYCQPGMLMTVAGAMNAGHHGNEIQSELKNLCVCGTYQRIRKALSAL